One window of Cellulomonas shaoxiangyii genomic DNA carries:
- a CDS encoding ATP-dependent helicase, producing MTTAATTRLVPPPTVRAHAAGPAAPLLDPVQRDVVARVAAGTDPVLLVTGAPGTGRTTVALEAAAAAVEAGLAPDDVLVLAASRRAAGDLRDRLAVRLGRTSGRPLVQTAAAVAFAVLRARAGALGEPPPVLVSGPEQDRALAELLAGHAAGEVPGPVWPAGVPAEARTARAFRDELRDLLMRAAERGLAPPDLAALGRRHGRPAWVAAAALYAEYLDVMALAAGTPDAGERLDPAVVVDAAVAALRGWDDEVPGVPCPQRRLVVVDDHQESTAATARLLRAFLDRGARLLLLGDPDVAVQTFRGADPSLVARATADGTGTGELGARQVVLPTVWRQTPALRAVTARLTERIGAVGTAAHRRATTPAGRPDGPAPRVAVLPSGAQEAAWVAHELRTAHLRRGVPWDEMAVVARSGARVTVLRRALAQAGVPVRVVGSDVPLREEPAVRPLLDAVRVAVGEPLDAETAARLACSPLGGLDSVGLRRVRRALRAEELAGGGGRSSDALLVEVLEAPGRAATLPPHVARPVERLAAVLDAGRQAVAAPGADVEAVLWAVWHRAGLADPWRRVALAGGAAGERVDRDLDAVLALFKAAEVFVDRNPQATPGTFVEWVLAQDLPADSLAASSRAAGVSVLTPAGAAGRSWDVVAVVGVQDGAWPDLRLRDSLLGAQALVDVVTGRASAVPAGAGPATAAGGDTGAARAAVLADELRSFTVAVSRARTHLLVTAVDDQDASPSPFLDLVQPPTGDGPDPRRASAPAPLDLRGLVARLRATLERTARETGTPDAAAARTLARLARAGVPGAHPDAWFGLAAPSSTAPLWAPEDRVPVSPSRLETAQRCTLRWALESAGGTPASSALQSLGTLVHAIAQEHPTADRATLAAELDRRWPELGLGEGWPSVAARRRADAMVDRLATYLGTSGEPLLVEAPFTLETDRAVVRGSVDRVELVGRLAPDGAVPDGTVADGAVADGAVSDAAGGGAAGGDAAARERPVVRVVDLKTGSRVPTTAQAADHPQLGAYQLAVDAGAVPGLPAGTVSTGAHLVYLSQGSQKPTERRQASLGPETDGPSWARALVDEVADRMAASAFEARTNELCDRCPVRRACPLRGEGGQVVA from the coding sequence GTGACGACCGCAGCGACCACGCGCCTCGTGCCGCCGCCGACCGTCCGCGCGCACGCGGCGGGGCCTGCCGCGCCCCTCCTGGACCCGGTGCAGCGGGACGTCGTCGCGCGCGTCGCGGCCGGGACCGACCCGGTGCTCCTGGTCACGGGCGCACCCGGGACGGGTCGCACGACGGTGGCGCTCGAGGCCGCCGCGGCTGCCGTCGAGGCCGGGCTCGCCCCCGACGACGTCCTGGTGCTGGCGGCCTCCCGGCGTGCCGCAGGCGACCTGCGCGACCGGCTGGCGGTGCGCCTCGGCCGCACGTCGGGACGCCCCCTGGTGCAGACCGCGGCCGCCGTGGCCTTCGCGGTGCTGCGCGCCCGCGCCGGTGCGCTCGGCGAGCCGCCGCCCGTGCTGGTCTCCGGGCCCGAGCAGGACCGGGCCCTGGCCGAGCTGCTCGCCGGGCACGCCGCGGGAGAGGTGCCGGGACCGGTCTGGCCGGCCGGCGTGCCGGCGGAGGCGCGGACGGCGCGCGCCTTCCGCGACGAGCTGCGGGACCTGCTGATGCGCGCCGCCGAGCGCGGCCTCGCACCGCCCGACCTGGCCGCGCTGGGCCGGCGGCACGGACGGCCCGCGTGGGTCGCCGCCGCGGCGCTGTACGCGGAGTACCTCGACGTCATGGCGCTCGCCGCCGGGACGCCCGACGCGGGCGAGCGCCTGGACCCGGCGGTCGTCGTCGACGCGGCCGTCGCGGCGCTGCGCGGGTGGGACGACGAGGTGCCGGGCGTGCCGTGCCCGCAGCGCCGGCTCGTCGTGGTCGACGACCACCAGGAGAGCACCGCGGCGACCGCCCGGCTGCTGCGCGCGTTCCTCGACCGGGGCGCCCGCCTGCTGCTGCTCGGCGACCCGGACGTCGCCGTGCAGACGTTCCGCGGTGCGGACCCGTCGCTCGTGGCGCGGGCGACGGCCGACGGCACGGGCACGGGTGAGCTCGGCGCCCGGCAGGTCGTGCTGCCGACGGTGTGGCGGCAGACGCCCGCGCTGCGCGCGGTGACGGCGCGGCTCACCGAGCGCATCGGCGCGGTGGGCACGGCGGCGCACCGCCGCGCGACGACCCCCGCGGGCCGGCCCGACGGGCCCGCTCCGCGCGTCGCCGTGCTGCCGAGCGGTGCGCAGGAGGCGGCGTGGGTGGCGCACGAGCTGCGCACGGCGCACCTGCGTCGCGGCGTGCCCTGGGACGAGATGGCCGTCGTCGCGCGGTCGGGCGCTCGGGTGACCGTGCTGCGCCGTGCGCTCGCGCAGGCCGGTGTGCCGGTGCGGGTCGTCGGGTCCGACGTGCCGTTGCGCGAGGAGCCCGCGGTCCGCCCGCTGCTCGACGCCGTGCGGGTCGCCGTGGGCGAGCCGCTCGACGCCGAGACCGCCGCGCGCCTCGCGTGCTCGCCGCTCGGCGGGCTCGACAGCGTCGGCCTGCGCCGCGTGCGGCGGGCGCTGCGCGCCGAGGAGCTCGCGGGCGGCGGCGGCCGGTCGAGCGACGCCCTGCTCGTCGAGGTGCTCGAGGCCCCGGGGCGGGCCGCGACCCTGCCGCCGCACGTCGCGCGGCCCGTGGAGCGCCTGGCCGCCGTGCTCGACGCGGGCCGGCAGGCCGTCGCCGCGCCCGGCGCGGACGTCGAGGCGGTGCTGTGGGCCGTCTGGCACCGGGCCGGGCTGGCCGACCCGTGGCGGCGCGTGGCGCTCGCGGGAGGGGCGGCGGGGGAGCGCGTCGACCGGGACCTCGACGCGGTCCTCGCGCTGTTCAAGGCCGCCGAGGTGTTCGTCGACCGCAACCCGCAGGCGACGCCCGGGACGTTCGTCGAGTGGGTCCTCGCGCAGGACCTCCCGGCCGACTCGCTCGCGGCCAGCTCCCGCGCGGCGGGCGTCAGCGTGCTCACGCCCGCCGGCGCGGCGGGTCGCTCGTGGGACGTCGTCGCGGTCGTCGGCGTGCAGGACGGCGCGTGGCCCGACCTGCGGCTGCGCGACTCGCTGCTCGGTGCGCAGGCGCTCGTCGACGTCGTCACGGGCCGGGCCAGCGCGGTGCCCGCCGGCGCGGGACCGGCGACGGCGGCGGGCGGCGACACGGGAGCGGCGCGGGCCGCGGTGCTCGCCGACGAGCTGCGCTCGTTCACCGTCGCGGTGTCGCGCGCCCGCACGCACCTGCTGGTCACCGCGGTCGACGATCAGGACGCGAGCCCCTCGCCGTTCCTCGACCTGGTGCAGCCGCCCACGGGCGACGGCCCCGACCCGCGTCGCGCGTCCGCACCCGCGCCCCTCGACCTGCGCGGCCTGGTGGCCCGGCTCCGCGCGACGCTCGAGCGCACGGCCCGGGAGACCGGCACGCCCGATGCCGCCGCCGCGCGGACGCTGGCCCGGCTCGCGCGCGCCGGTGTACCGGGCGCGCACCCGGACGCGTGGTTCGGCCTCGCCGCCCCGTCCAGCACGGCACCGCTGTGGGCGCCGGAGGACCGCGTACCCGTGTCGCCGTCGCGGTTGGAGACGGCGCAGCGCTGCACCCTGCGGTGGGCGCTCGAGTCGGCGGGCGGCACGCCGGCGTCCTCCGCGCTGCAGTCGCTCGGCACGCTGGTGCACGCGATCGCCCAGGAGCACCCGACGGCGGACCGTGCGACCCTCGCGGCCGAGCTCGACCGGCGCTGGCCCGAGCTGGGCCTCGGCGAGGGGTGGCCCTCCGTGGCCGCCCGGCGGCGGGCCGACGCGATGGTCGACCGGCTCGCGACCTACCTGGGCACGTCCGGCGAGCCGCTGCTCGTCGAGGCGCCGTTCACGCTCGAGACGGACCGGGCCGTCGTGCGCGGGTCGGTCGACCGGGTGGAGCTCGTCGGCCGGCTCGCGCCGGACGGTGCAGTGCCGGACGGAACGGTCGCGGACGGGGCGGTCGCGGACGGTGCCGTGTCGGACGCGGCGGGCGGGGGCGCGGCGGGCGGGGACGCGGCGGCGCGTGAGCGCCCGGTGGTGCGGGTCGTCGACCTCAAGACGGGGTCGCGCGTGCCGACGACCGCGCAGGCCGCCGACCACCCGCAGCTCGGCGCCTACCAGCTCGCGGTGGACGCCGGTGCGGTGCCGGGGCTGCCGGCGGGCACGGTCAGCACCGGCGCGCACCTGGTCTACCTCTCCCAGGGCTCGCAGAAGCCGACGGAGCGCCGCCAGGCGTCGCTCGGTCCCGAGACGGACGGCCCGAGCTGGGCGCGCGCGCTCGTCGACGAGGTCGCCGACCGCATGGCCGCCTCGGCGTTCGAGGCGCGCACCAACGAGCTGTGCGACCGCTGCCCCGTCCGGCGGGCGTGCCCGCTGCGCGGCGAGGGTGGGCAGGTGGTCGCGTGA
- a CDS encoding DUF3107 domain-containing protein, which produces MEITIGVQNLPREITLESDQSADEIAALVKDALSGTTSTLELTDTRGRRVIVPAASLGFVDIGAETKGRVGFGTI; this is translated from the coding sequence GTGGAGATCACGATCGGCGTGCAGAACCTGCCGCGCGAGATCACGCTCGAGTCGGACCAGAGCGCGGACGAGATCGCGGCGCTCGTGAAGGACGCGCTCTCCGGCACGACGTCGACGCTCGAGCTGACCGACACGCGCGGCCGCCGCGTCATCGTGCCGGCGGCCTCGCTCGGCTTCGTGGACATCGGCGCGGAGACGAAGGGTCGCGTGGGCTTCGGCACCATCTGA
- a CDS encoding phosphotransferase, producing the protein MSRSPLALAALATVAIPGLDAYDVRRPATTGSDFDVAVVVDSVRRRWVVRAPQHAGAGAALEAEVALLEALAPHVDEGRLPFVVPRPVGFAHLPEGGRACVHREVVGRPLRLETLRSGPGLAASVGRAVAAVHELPTAVVEDAGLPVYDAAGYRDRRQAEVDDAARTGLVPPTLLRRWEEMLEDVALWRFRPTVVHGDLTSARVLVADGAVAGILDWGGAMVADPADDLSALLVAAPEDAVDAILESYLLRRTELTDPHLADRAMLAGELALARWLLHGVRSGRRDVVDDAVEMLRDLDEHTRVDDEATAAL; encoded by the coding sequence GTGAGCCGTTCGCCCCTCGCCCTCGCCGCCCTCGCGACCGTCGCGATCCCCGGCCTCGACGCGTACGACGTCCGCCGCCCCGCCACCACGGGCAGCGACTTCGACGTCGCGGTCGTCGTGGACTCCGTCCGTCGGCGGTGGGTCGTGCGTGCGCCGCAGCACGCGGGGGCCGGGGCGGCGCTCGAGGCCGAGGTCGCGCTGCTCGAGGCGCTCGCACCGCACGTCGACGAGGGTCGCCTGCCGTTCGTCGTGCCCCGGCCGGTCGGCTTCGCGCACCTGCCCGAGGGTGGTCGCGCCTGCGTCCACCGCGAGGTCGTCGGCCGGCCGCTGCGGCTCGAGACGTTGCGCTCGGGTCCCGGCCTGGCCGCGTCGGTCGGCCGCGCCGTGGCGGCCGTGCACGAGCTGCCCACGGCCGTGGTCGAGGACGCGGGCCTGCCCGTCTACGACGCCGCGGGGTACCGCGACCGGCGGCAGGCGGAGGTCGACGATGCGGCACGCACCGGGCTGGTGCCGCCCACGCTCCTGCGCCGGTGGGAGGAGATGCTCGAGGACGTCGCGCTGTGGCGCTTCCGGCCCACCGTCGTGCACGGCGACCTCACGAGCGCGCGTGTGCTGGTCGCGGACGGCGCCGTCGCGGGCATCCTGGACTGGGGCGGTGCGATGGTCGCCGACCCGGCGGACGACCTGTCGGCGCTGCTGGTGGCGGCGCCGGAGGATGCCGTCGACGCGATCCTCGAGTCGTACCTGCTGCGGCGCACCGAGCTGACGGACCCGCACCTGGCGGACCGGGCGATGCTCGCGGGCGAGCTGGCGCTCGCCCGCTGGCTGCTGCACGGCGTGCGCAGCGGTCGCCGCGACGTCGTCGACGACGCCGTGGAGATGCTCCGCGACCTCGACGAGCACACGCGCGTCGACGACGAGGCGACCGCGGCCCTCTGA
- the nudC gene encoding NAD(+) diphosphatase, producing MNPELLVDLPLARSRTDRAALLRAEPEAVPAALADPRTRVLVVRDGGIRTDGPAGVRWYTVADVRAEAEAVLGVDAVPLDAWLLLGAEDDGARVLALRLPDHAPVPAGTGPADAAVHAPAGATRAGGAAGTGDGWASLRVVGAALDARDAGLATTAVALDAWHDRHPRCPRCGAPTRVAQAGWSRVCDVDGSEHYPRTDPAVIMAVVDDADRLLLGHAATWPEGRYSTLAGFVEAGESAEQAVRREVREETDVVVDRVEYRGSQPWPFPGSLMLGYRAHAVRTNVTVDGQEVTAARWYTRAELTAAVRAGTLLLPGRASIARALVEEWFGGRIEA from the coding sequence GTGAACCCCGAGCTCCTCGTCGACCTCCCGCTCGCGCGCAGCCGCACCGACCGTGCGGCACTCCTGCGTGCGGAGCCCGAGGCGGTGCCGGCCGCGCTCGCCGACCCGCGCACGCGCGTGCTCGTGGTGCGGGACGGCGGCATCCGCACCGACGGGCCCGCGGGCGTGCGCTGGTACACGGTCGCCGACGTGCGCGCCGAGGCCGAGGCGGTGCTGGGGGTCGACGCCGTGCCCCTCGACGCCTGGCTGCTGCTGGGGGCGGAGGACGACGGCGCACGCGTCCTCGCGCTGCGCCTGCCGGACCACGCTCCGGTGCCGGCGGGTACGGGGCCGGCGGACGCAGCGGTGCACGCCCCGGCGGGCGCGACACGCGCCGGCGGCGCGGCGGGCACCGGCGACGGGTGGGCCTCGTTGCGCGTCGTCGGCGCCGCGCTCGACGCCCGGGACGCGGGCCTGGCCACGACCGCGGTGGCTCTCGACGCGTGGCACGACCGCCACCCGCGGTGCCCGCGCTGCGGGGCGCCGACCCGCGTCGCGCAGGCCGGCTGGTCCCGGGTCTGCGACGTCGACGGCTCCGAGCACTACCCGCGCACCGACCCCGCCGTGATCATGGCGGTCGTGGACGACGCGGACCGGCTCCTGCTCGGGCACGCCGCCACGTGGCCGGAGGGCCGCTACTCGACCCTCGCGGGGTTCGTGGAGGCGGGCGAGTCCGCCGAGCAGGCGGTGCGTCGCGAGGTGCGCGAGGAGACCGACGTCGTCGTGGACCGGGTCGAGTACCGGGGCAGCCAGCCGTGGCCGTTCCCGGGTTCGCTGATGCTCGGGTACCGCGCGCACGCGGTCCGCACGAACGTCACCGTCGACGGGCAGGAGGTGACCGCGGCGCGCTGGTACACCCGCGCCGAGCTCACCGCGGCGGTCCGCGCGGGGACGCTCCTGCTGCCGGGGCGTGCGTCCATCGCGCGTGCGCTCGTCGAGGAGTGGTTCGG
- a CDS encoding TetR/AcrR family transcriptional regulator produces MTDPRDPSDGVGAPSGAPGAAAARAPRGPRMTRVERREQLLAIALDLFATEGFHHVSMDDIAERAEVSKPVLYRHFPSKLDLYLAVVDAQGADLLAAVERAVAPVEAGPVERGAGRDVVAAIVQAYLAFVQVAGESSTLLFESDVTHDAQVRGRVEHATAEATRRIAEVLVQVTGRSRADGDVLAAALVATAQGAATYWLRHGDGQGTDRVVDLVSDLSWRGVAGLVRPDFTYEGA; encoded by the coding sequence ATGACGGACCCGCGGGACCCCTCGGACGGCGTCGGCGCACCCTCCGGTGCCCCCGGAGCCGCCGCGGCGCGCGCACCGCGCGGCCCCCGGATGACGCGGGTCGAGCGCCGCGAGCAGCTGCTCGCGATCGCGCTCGACCTGTTCGCGACCGAGGGGTTCCACCACGTGTCGATGGACGACATCGCGGAGCGCGCGGAGGTCAGCAAGCCGGTCCTCTACCGGCACTTCCCGTCCAAGCTCGACCTCTACCTCGCCGTCGTGGACGCGCAGGGCGCCGACCTGCTGGCCGCCGTCGAGCGGGCCGTCGCCCCCGTCGAGGCCGGACCGGTCGAGCGCGGCGCGGGCCGCGACGTCGTCGCCGCGATCGTCCAGGCGTACCTCGCGTTCGTGCAGGTGGCCGGCGAGTCGTCGACGTTGCTCTTCGAGTCGGACGTCACGCACGACGCGCAGGTCCGCGGCCGCGTCGAGCACGCGACCGCGGAGGCGACCCGGCGCATCGCCGAGGTCCTCGTGCAGGTCACCGGCCGCAGCCGCGCGGACGGCGACGTGCTGGCGGCGGCGCTCGTCGCGACGGCGCAGGGCGCGGCGACGTACTGGCTGCGCCACGGCGACGGGCAGGGCACGGACCGCGTGGTCGACCTGGTGTCCGACCTCTCGTGGCGCGGGGTGGCCGGGCTCGTCCGGCCGGACTTCACGTACGAGGGCGCCTAG
- a CDS encoding ferritin-like fold-containing protein, which yields MTSDAGNAAPEPSDTPSAERASNGAAGKGADRPGDAGVDAAEAVGTADAVEVLGLVAALEHQAFARLAGDSAQAPGLEQALALSRFAARCTERRDRVLARIAELGGDPVAALARFGTVLDDFDARTTPSSWSERLLKAYVGYGVADDFCRLVARGLDAQSRVLVAELLDDASHAELAVRELDAVCAQDSVVSARLALWGRRLVGEALGVVLRLAQRPGVARVLDRADVGSAPAQETPATVFNELTAQHTRRMSRLRLTA from the coding sequence ATGACCTCCGACGCCGGCAACGCCGCCCCCGAGCCGTCCGACACGCCGTCCGCCGAGCGGGCGTCGAACGGCGCCGCCGGCAAGGGCGCCGACCGGCCCGGGGACGCCGGGGTCGACGCGGCGGAGGCGGTCGGCACGGCCGACGCCGTGGAGGTGCTCGGGCTCGTCGCGGCCCTCGAGCACCAGGCCTTCGCCCGCCTGGCGGGGGACAGCGCGCAGGCGCCCGGCCTCGAGCAGGCCCTCGCGCTCAGCCGGTTCGCCGCACGGTGCACCGAGCGGCGGGACCGGGTGCTCGCGCGCATCGCCGAGCTCGGTGGCGACCCCGTGGCGGCGCTCGCGCGGTTCGGCACGGTGCTCGACGACTTCGACGCCCGCACGACGCCGAGCTCGTGGTCGGAGCGGCTCCTGAAGGCGTACGTCGGCTACGGCGTCGCCGACGACTTCTGCCGGCTCGTCGCGCGCGGGCTCGACGCGCAGTCGCGCGTGCTCGTCGCGGAGCTGCTCGACGACGCCTCGCACGCCGAGCTCGCGGTGCGCGAGCTCGACGCGGTGTGCGCGCAGGACTCGGTGGTCTCCGCGCGGCTCGCCCTCTGGGGCCGCCGGCTGGTGGGGGAGGCCCTGGGCGTCGTGCTGCGGCTCGCGCAGCGCCCCGGGGTCGCGCGCGTCCTGGACCGCGCGGACGTCGGGAGCGCCCCCGCGCAGGAGACCCCGGCCACGGTGTTCAACGAGCTGACGGCGCAGCACACGCGCCGCATGTCGCGCCTGCGGCTGACGGCCTGA
- a CDS encoding ATP-dependent helicase, whose protein sequence is MSAVPTEAPAAPGAAPPALSAERIALLVGQHPPTEEQRRVIEAPLRPSLVVAGAGSGKTETMAGRVVWLVANGLVAPEQVLGLTFTRKAAGELAERVRRRLRALARAAAREGVALPTGADVLDELARPHVSTYHAYAASLVSDHALRLGVEPGARLLGEAAQWQLAAQVVESWTGDLETAAATSTVVDAVLSLAGALDEHLLEPAEARARIEALAADLAATPVGEDRRAPQARARALVASLGERARVLDLVADYRARKRASDALDFGDQVALAARIARDAPEVGAAERARYRVVLLDEYQDTSYAQLVLLSALFAGGHPVTAVGDPNQSIYGWRGASPAGLARFPEMFPVVEREPGRRGGAARERRRPADVVQLSTSWRNDVAVLAAANHVAAPLRAAGARVDVPELRARPGAGAGTVLAAVTATVEEEAAAVAAFVAGQWRPAGHPGGRRTAAVLCRKRSQFEPLRRALRAEGLPVEVVGLGGLLAAPEVVDLVAVLQAAHDPTRGDALVRLLTGARTRLGAADLHALGDWARQGARTHGVRDPRGGGVQADVVDERSLVDALDDLPREGWRSPAGRSLTPVGRRRLRDLAGVLRAVRTHQGLSLPELVNEAERLIGLDIEVQARPDADAGRARANLDAFADVVADFARGADRPSLGALLAWLEAADAREDGLELPVTEPDPDAVQLMTVHASKGLEWDVVAVAGMVDGGLPATPMLGADGPKDSGWLTGLGVLPYPLRGDAEDLPRLECAGAADAKDLHERIVRFTHDAGEHEVAEERRLAYVAVTRARDRLLLTAARWADAKSPRRVSPFLSDLVDAGLALVQEWADEPAPDETNPRAALVETAVWPADPFARDGAAPRRPAVEAAAASVLAALQQQPPHDAGDGPGTRAAPSGAAAPSPAVAHDGDPGADRPADDDWDALADRLLAEQAERRGGEARVPLPAHLSASSLVRLDADPADFALGLRRPVPREPSRQARRGTAFHAWVEAWYGSATLVDLDDLPGADDDSAPVDADQAELRAAFLRTPWAHRTPVAVEVDVETTVGGYVLRSRIDAVFADPDRPDEPGAVVVVDWKTGAPPPDRAERESRALQLAVYRLAWARWTRTDPALVRAAFCYVGAGVTVAPDRLPDEDEIAALLAAAAPVPGA, encoded by the coding sequence GTGAGTGCCGTCCCGACCGAGGCCCCGGCGGCGCCCGGCGCCGCCCCGCCCGCGCTCTCGGCGGAGCGGATCGCGCTGCTCGTGGGCCAGCACCCGCCGACCGAGGAGCAGAGGCGCGTCATCGAGGCGCCGCTGCGCCCGTCGCTCGTCGTCGCCGGCGCGGGCTCCGGCAAGACCGAGACGATGGCCGGCCGCGTGGTGTGGCTGGTCGCGAACGGGCTCGTGGCGCCCGAGCAGGTGCTCGGGCTGACGTTCACGCGCAAGGCCGCCGGCGAGCTCGCCGAGCGGGTGCGCCGTCGGCTGCGGGCCCTCGCACGCGCCGCCGCCCGCGAGGGGGTCGCCCTGCCGACCGGGGCGGACGTGCTCGACGAGCTCGCGCGCCCGCACGTGTCGACCTACCACGCGTACGCGGCGAGCCTCGTCTCGGACCACGCCCTGCGGCTCGGCGTCGAGCCGGGCGCCCGGCTGCTGGGGGAGGCCGCGCAGTGGCAGCTCGCGGCGCAGGTCGTCGAGTCGTGGACCGGGGACCTCGAGACGGCGGCGGCGACGTCGACGGTCGTCGACGCGGTGCTCTCGCTCGCGGGGGCGCTGGACGAGCACCTCCTCGAGCCGGCCGAGGCGCGCGCTCGCATCGAGGCACTCGCCGCCGACCTCGCCGCCACGCCCGTGGGCGAGGACCGCCGGGCTCCGCAGGCGCGGGCCCGCGCACTCGTCGCCTCCCTCGGCGAGCGCGCCCGCGTGCTCGACCTCGTCGCCGACTACCGGGCCCGCAAGCGCGCCTCCGACGCCCTCGACTTCGGGGACCAGGTCGCGCTCGCGGCACGGATCGCGCGCGACGCGCCCGAGGTGGGCGCCGCCGAGCGCGCCCGGTACCGCGTCGTGCTGCTCGACGAGTACCAGGACACGTCGTACGCGCAGCTCGTGCTGCTGTCGGCGCTCTTCGCCGGCGGCCACCCCGTCACGGCCGTCGGCGACCCGAACCAGTCGATCTACGGCTGGCGCGGCGCCAGCCCGGCCGGTCTGGCCCGCTTCCCGGAGATGTTCCCCGTCGTCGAGCGCGAGCCGGGACGCCGTGGTGGTGCGGCGCGCGAGCGCCGGCGTCCGGCCGACGTCGTGCAGCTGTCGACGTCCTGGCGCAACGACGTCGCGGTGCTCGCCGCGGCGAACCACGTCGCCGCGCCCCTGCGCGCCGCCGGCGCACGCGTCGACGTGCCGGAGCTGCGCGCGCGCCCCGGCGCGGGCGCGGGCACGGTGCTCGCGGCGGTGACGGCCACGGTGGAGGAGGAGGCGGCCGCCGTGGCGGCCTTCGTGGCCGGGCAGTGGCGCCCCGCCGGCCACCCCGGGGGGCGTCGCACGGCCGCGGTGCTCTGCCGCAAGCGCTCGCAGTTCGAGCCGTTGCGCCGAGCGCTGCGCGCCGAGGGGCTGCCGGTCGAGGTCGTCGGACTGGGCGGACTGCTCGCCGCACCGGAGGTGGTCGACCTCGTCGCGGTGCTGCAGGCGGCCCACGACCCGACGCGCGGTGACGCGCTCGTGCGGCTGCTCACCGGTGCACGCACGCGCCTGGGTGCCGCCGACCTGCACGCGCTCGGCGACTGGGCGCGGCAGGGTGCCCGCACGCACGGCGTCCGCGACCCCCGCGGCGGGGGCGTCCAGGCGGACGTCGTCGACGAGCGCAGCCTCGTCGACGCGCTCGACGACCTGCCGCGGGAGGGCTGGCGGAGCCCCGCGGGCCGGTCCCTCACCCCGGTGGGGCGGCGCCGCCTGCGCGACCTGGCCGGCGTGCTGCGGGCGGTGCGCACGCACCAGGGCCTGTCGCTGCCCGAGCTCGTGAACGAGGCGGAGCGGCTGATCGGCCTCGACATCGAGGTGCAGGCGCGTCCGGATGCGGACGCCGGCCGGGCCCGCGCGAACCTCGACGCCTTCGCGGACGTCGTCGCGGACTTCGCCCGCGGCGCGGACCGGCCGAGCCTGGGCGCGCTGCTCGCGTGGCTCGAGGCCGCCGACGCCCGCGAGGACGGGCTGGAGCTGCCCGTGACGGAGCCCGACCCGGACGCCGTGCAGCTCATGACGGTGCACGCCTCGAAGGGCCTGGAGTGGGACGTCGTCGCGGTCGCGGGGATGGTCGACGGCGGGCTGCCGGCCACGCCGATGCTCGGCGCCGACGGGCCCAAGGACTCGGGCTGGCTCACCGGGCTGGGCGTCCTGCCGTACCCGCTGCGCGGCGACGCCGAGGACCTGCCGCGCCTCGAGTGCGCCGGCGCGGCCGACGCCAAGGACCTGCACGAGCGGATCGTGCGGTTCACCCACGACGCGGGCGAGCACGAGGTCGCGGAGGAGCGGCGGCTCGCGTACGTCGCGGTCACGCGGGCGCGCGACCGCCTGCTGCTCACCGCCGCGCGGTGGGCCGACGCCAAGTCGCCGCGCCGCGTCTCCCCGTTCCTGTCCGACCTCGTCGACGCGGGTCTCGCGCTCGTGCAGGAGTGGGCCGACGAGCCCGCGCCCGACGAGACGAACCCGCGGGCCGCGCTCGTCGAGACGGCCGTGTGGCCGGCGGACCCGTTCGCGCGGGACGGCGCCGCACCGCGCCGGCCGGCGGTCGAGGCCGCGGCCGCCTCGGTGCTCGCCGCCCTGCAGCAGCAGCCGCCGCACGACGCGGGGGACGGGCCGGGCACGCGGGCCGCACCGTCCGGGGCCGCCGCACCGTCCCCGGCGGTGGCGCACGACGGGGACCCCGGCGCGGACCGGCCGGCCGACGACGACTGGGACGCGCTCGCGGACCGCCTCCTCGCCGAGCAGGCGGAACGGCGCGGAGGGGAGGCCCGCGTCCCGCTCCCGGCGCACCTCTCGGCCTCCTCGCTCGTCCGCCTCGACGCGGACCCCGCGGACTTCGCGCTCGGCCTGCGTCGTCCGGTCCCGCGCGAGCCGTCCCGCCAGGCGCGGCGCGGCACCGCGTTCCACGCCTGGGTCGAGGCCTGGTACGGCAGCGCCACCCTGGTCGACCTCGACGACCTGCCGGGCGCCGACGACGACTCCGCCCCCGTGGACGCCGACCAGGCCGAGCTGCGGGCGGCCTTCCTGCGCACGCCCTGGGCGCACCGGACGCCGGTCGCGGTCGAGGTGGACGTCGAGACGACGGTGGGCGGCTACGTGCTGCGGTCGCGCATCGACGCCGTGTTCGCCGACCCCGACCGCCCGGACGAGCCGGGCGCCGTCGTCGTCGTCGACTGGAAGACCGGCGCGCCGCCGCCGGACCGTGCGGAACGCGAGTCGCGTGCGCTGCAGCTCGCCGTGTACCGGCTCGCGTGGGCCCGCTGGACGCGCACCGACCCGGCTCTCGTGCGTGCCGCCTTCTGCTACGTCGGCGCGGGCGTGACGGTGGCGCCCGACCGGCTGCCCGACGAGGACGAGATCGCCGCCCTGCTGGCGGCGGCCGCGCCGGTGCCGGGCGCGTGA